The DNA window tactatgaaggaggggggggaatgagagctgattgagtcaggtgtctgacagagtgccatgagctgatcacgcgcactcacgtgagagttagcggtgttccatcgcatttctacagacaaaggaattctccggttgaaacattattgaagatttatggtaaaaacatcctaaagattgattctatacttcgtttgacatgtttctacgaactgtaatataacttttagtctgaactttcgcctggactttcctgcgcctcgtgagtttggattgtgtactaaacgtgcaaacaaaaaggaggtatttggacataaatggactttatcgaacaaatccaacatttattgtggaactgggattcctgggagtgcattccgatgaagatcatcaaaggcaagtgaatatttataatgctatttctgacttctgttgactccacaacatggcagatagctgtatggcttgttttgttgtctgagcgctatactcagattattgcatggtgtgcttttttggtaaagcttttttgatatctgacacagcggttgcatttaggagaagtttatctaaagttccatgcataacacttgtatttatcaacatttatgatgagtatttctgtaaattgatgtggctctctgcaaaatcactggatgttttggaagcaaaacattactgaacataacgcgccaatgtaaactgagatttttggatataaatatgaactttatcgaacaaaacatacatgtattgtgtaacatgaagtcctatgagtgtcatctgatgaagatcatcaaaggtaagtgattcattttctctatttctgctttttgtgactactctttggctgtttttctgtgactaggtgcagacATAACaattgtttggtgtgctttcgtcgtaaagcctttgaaaatcggacactgtggtgagattaacaacaagtttatatttaaaatggtgtaaaatacttctatgtttgaggaattttaattatgatttccgagatttctgttttgaatctggcaccctgcactttcactggctgttgtcatatcgatcccgttagccataagaagttaaactcTTTGAACTCAGGGTCCCTTGAGACAGGATATCCCAATTTCATTCTTACCTTGAGCTGATGGCCCTGGAAGGCGAGGCTGGTTTGAGGTTCATATTTGTGATGTCATGTCCTGTGAGGTGAGCCAGCCTGACACCTGCCAGCCACAGAAATGGTGAGTGGGTCTTGGCTCGGCCAAACACATACAACAGCTGCTGGCAGAACACCCAGCTGTCCCAGCCCACGCTGACATAGGGGTAGGCTGCCAGGAAGGCCCTGTACATCCTCTGCAAGGGCGTCTGTGGCAGGCGGATGGAAAAGTCGTCCTCATCCCTCTGCTTGGCCAGTACCTGTTCCAGCTTGGCCCTCAAGTAAGGAACGAGGGCAAGCAGGATCAGCGAGCACCAGTGGTGTTTCCCACGCAGACCCAGGTGAGCTGGCCGCTCGCGACCAGAAGCAGCCACGCGCTTTAGGCTGTAAAAGTTCTCAGAGAATGAGGCGCTAGTCCGTGACAGAAAATGGTGCTGAAGCAATACATCGAGAACACTGTGAATCTCGTCAAATCTCCGCCAGAGGAATCCGTAGCGAGAGGGGTTAGACTCAGCCAGAACCTGAGGTAAGTTGAGAGAAGGAACTTGCATTATATCAAACTTGAATCACACAGCAATGTCAGTATATGGACACCACATTTTAAGAAGGCCATACAAGGTTGAATACAAACTATTTAACACATCAAGTGATCCAACATCATAATGCTATTTATGTAGTCTAGACGGATACCTTGATGGGCCAACGTTCTCCTGCACAAATATATGAGCATGtgtgcaggattttgttccagcCGTTTCAAATAATCAACCGTTGTTGAATAAACATGGTTTATATAGTTTCTCCCTGGAGTGTATTTATTACGTATTACTTTGGAAACAGTTAACCGTTTAAGAACGAAACGGGGAAGGACCTACCTGAATGTGTCCAATAGAAACACGTTTGTTGCGAAATGTTTACCGTTTGGAGTAAactgattctgttgcaaaacgaaAAGTTATGCAACAGACTCGGCGTAATAAATACACACCAGGTGTCTGTAGATGTAGCAAAAATGACATGGGTGAGAAAATGTCGCCGAACCTTCACTGCGTGTCGCAAGGCGGGTCTGACTGCACCCATCAGGGAGTCCTGTGCCAAGACCTCGAATATTGACGGTCTGTCATCTGCAGCTGCAGCTGTCAAATGTGCACCACGTTCTGCCATGGCTGGTGACTTCAAACACGTTTGGCAAAAGGCTCAATTACCTAAATAGCTAGCCAAGTTGGCTAAAAGAGATGGCGAGTGAAGTTAGTTAGCTTGCTTAGTAGTACCACTTAATACTGCACAAGTTCAACAAATATAAATAGCTAGCTACATCAATTTCCACGGATGAAAATGGGACAGACTAATCACAAAGACGCATACCTAACTACCCTCATGTATTTAATTCAAACGTTACAAGCTGGTTTTCGTGTTTCTTTGAACTACTCCTTTCCCCTCTGTAAAGATAGTCCGGCTATTTCCGGTGGAAATGAACTCCGGTGTTACGCCTTTCTGTCTCCGACGCCTTTCACTCATTTTGTTTTTTTCGGGAGTGCTGTCTTTCCACGGCTAGCTATCCCTTTGCTGTAATCAAGGAGGAAAAACATCTTTCAAATTGTGGAATAACGTCACTCACCCTAGCGACGTATTTTCTTATTGAAATTACCTAAAAACAAGTCTGTACCTTTCCATTTATAATTTAGATTTTTTACgttaattcaattcaatgggctttacgTTAATGCTAACTACCTATCTGAAAGTACCGAGGCCTCACATCCATAGCCAGCTAATGATATAGTTTAGTATGACAGATATTTCCCCTTCTCCACTGGTGTTAAGATAATGGGGTCAACTTGGCTCTGTTGTTAGTTTAAGCTTGTTGAATTTATAATAGCTAGTCTATTGACCAACCTGTTTTTTCTCTGTATTATAAAAGGCAGTAAACTGCCTTCCTAACTAGATAGGTAGTTAACGTTAGCCGGTGAAAGTGATGCTGATTGCTGCTGTCGTGACATCCAGCTGTTTTCTGTCATTGAATGCTGTAATATTTGTGCTTTGGTTGTAATGTCTCATTCAACTGTATAAAACATATTTAGAAGCCAAGATTATATATAACTATAATTATTAGCAATGTGTCGTTGTAGCCTCTAGGCCAGGGGTGTCACGTCGAACACGCGTAGGGGTCCAGTCCGCAGGTGGTTTGAGTAAAAAACAAACAACGTTtgagcattttttttatttattttttaccactACATTACTTAGGCCTGTTATatgtgtcctgtcctgtgtccTCTAATGCTGGATATTTCCCTGTAACAGATTTGAAGAACATCTACAATGACTGACTCAAAATattttacaacaaataaaaaaggTGAGTCTTAAAACGATTCTTGGTATTGTCTTCTTCAATGACACATCACCCCCTTCATCAAGAGTGCACAACTATCATTAGGTTGGTGTGGATAATATTAAACAGTACAACATAACTCTTGAGGGAAATAGATTGTCtcatactctcctttcctcacAAACACAGAATGTATGAAATTACCACTAAAGGCTGAACTGTTCATGATAAAATTGACAACTGAACTGACAGCTCAACCAGTGTTGCTGGATGAGAGCATCATTCTGTTTTCACACTGGACTGTCACTAACGTTGCATGTATCCTGTTACAGGGGAGATCTTTGAGCTGAAGGCAGAGCTGAACAatgagaagaaagagaagaggaaggaggcaGTGAAGAAGGTCATTGCGGCTATGACTGTGGGCAAGGATGTCAGGTACAGTACACCTGATTTCATACTTTGACAGTTCTGTGTGTTGACCTATACATCCCACTGACATTGCCTAATGACTTCTGCTCTCCAAACATTGTTCAGCAATTACTTTTACTTTAATGTAAAAG is part of the Oncorhynchus clarkii lewisi isolate Uvic-CL-2024 chromosome 10, UVic_Ocla_1.0, whole genome shotgun sequence genome and encodes:
- the LOC139418204 gene encoding peroxisome assembly protein 12, whose translation is MAERGAHLTAAAADDRPSIFEVLAQDSLMGAVRPALRHAVKVLAESNPSRYGFLWRRFDEIHSVLDVLLQHHFLSRTSASFSENFYSLKRVAASGRERPAHLGLRGKHHWCSLILLALVPYLRAKLEQVLAKQRDEDDFSIRLPQTPLQRMYRAFLAAYPYVSVGWDSWVFCQQLLYVFGRAKTHSPFLWLAGVRLAHLTGHDITNMNLKPASPSRAISSSVGERLRRLTSTVVGGVALSLSTSLSLGVFFLQFLEWWYSSENQNTIKTLTSLPTPPPPIHLQNQEPLTRHSKACPLCCKIRTNDTVLSTSGFVFCYRCIYVYIKANQRCPMTGYPTELQHLIKIYSPES